In a genomic window of Erigeron canadensis isolate Cc75 chromosome 5, C_canadensis_v1, whole genome shotgun sequence:
- the LOC122600628 gene encoding mitochondrial import receptor subunit TOM7-1-like, translating into MSARLSLKPSKGKSTKGSSKPPSDENTTSAAAQKFLKEWSTWGMKKAKVITHYGFIPLIIVIGMNSEPKPTLFQLLTPF; encoded by the coding sequence atgtcgGCGAGGTTGAGTTTGAAGCCATCAAAAGGGAAATCAACGAAAGGGTCATCAAAGCCACCATCAGACGAAAACACCACGTCAGCAGCAGCACAAAAGTTCTTGAAGGAATGGAGCACATGGGGCATGAAGAAAGCTAAAGTCATCACCCACTATGGATTCATTCCTTTGATTATTGTCATTGGCATGAATTCTGAGCCAAAACCTACCCTTTTTCAGCTTCTTACTCCTTTTTGA